CTCGTTGGTGATGCCGGCGATGTCGCGGTACGAGCCGTTCGGGTTGCCCAGGTAGCGCGCGACCACCCGGCCCTCGCCCTCGAGCCGGTCCAGCGTGGCCTCGTCGGCGACGAAGGAGCCGTCCTGGTTCTTCAGCACGATGGTGATCTCGTGGTTCGCGTCGTAGTCGCTGGTCCACGCGGTGCGGTTGTTCTCGATCCGCAGCCCCTGGTCCTTGCAGACGAACTTGCGGTGGTGGTTCTTGATCAGCGCGCCCGGCAGCAGGTGCGACTCGCAGAGCACCTGGAAACCGTTGCAGATCCCGAGCACCGGCAGGCCCTCGCCCGCCTTCTTGATGATCGTGTCCATCACCGGCGCGAACCGGGAGATGGCCCCGGCGCGCAGGTAGTCGCCGTACGAGAAGCCGCCCGGCAGCACCACCGCGTCGACCCCGTGCAGGTCGGCGTCGCCGTGCCACAGCGGGACCGCCTCGGCGCCGGCCACGGCGGCCGCGCGGCGCGCGTCGACGTCGTCCAGCGAGCCCGGGAAGGTGACGACGCCGATCTTCATCGGTCGCCCTCGACGTGCAGCGTGTAGTCCTCGATCACCGGGTTGGCCAGCAGCGTGTCCGCGGCCTTCCGGATCTCGGCGACCCGCTCCTCGGTCGCCTCGCCCTCGAGGGTGATCTCGAAGCGCTTGCCCTGGCGGACGTCGGCCACGCCGTCGAAGCCGAGCCGGGCGAACGCGCCGTGCACCGCCTTGCCCTGCGGGTCGAGGATCTCGGGCTTGAGCATGACATCGACGACAACGCGAGCCACTGACTACTCCTGGTTTCGATCCGGGGTGACAAACCGAATCCTACCGACCGGCTCCCGGATCCACGCACCCGGCGACTATTCACTCAGTACATACCTCGTGTGTATAGTCGTTCCCATGGCAACCGCAGAGCTGGTCCTGG
The Kribbella italica DNA segment above includes these coding regions:
- the purQ gene encoding phosphoribosylformylglycinamidine synthase subunit PurQ — protein: MKIGVVTFPGSLDDVDARRAAAVAGAEAVPLWHGDADLHGVDAVVLPGGFSYGDYLRAGAISRFAPVMDTIIKKAGEGLPVLGICNGFQVLCESHLLPGALIKNHHRKFVCKDQGLRIENNRTAWTSDYDANHEITIVLKNQDGSFVADEATLDRLEGEGRVVARYLGNPNGSYRDIAGITNERGNVVGLMPHPEHCVETLTGPSTDGLGFFTSVLKAVVAS
- the purS gene encoding phosphoribosylformylglycinamidine synthase subunit PurS, producing MARVVVDVMLKPEILDPQGKAVHGAFARLGFDGVADVRQGKRFEITLEGEATEERVAEIRKAADTLLANPVIEDYTLHVEGDR